A region of Toxorhynchites rutilus septentrionalis strain SRP chromosome 1, ASM2978413v1, whole genome shotgun sequence DNA encodes the following proteins:
- the LOC129773592 gene encoding E3 ubiquitin-protein ligase CCNB1IP1-like yields MSAERDQLICNARECFKKIEDTAWITCCSHIFCAQHGKEIKLRQATSPGCPACGSRFRNESDLVERKLNHSLQFRALLLCGYSPELVMEIANNAITFWNFQKHQVCSNLERKVEYYRETIATLKRKLTQEKGEAEGKILRLEQQLEQTKSRMAELNEAAASLTRDRRGELSRKDRCEKKHRTDDFLF; encoded by the exons ATGTCGGCCGAACGCGATCAATTGATCTGCAACGCACGCGAGTGCTTCAAGAAGATCGAGGATACCGCGTGGATCACTTGCTGCTCGCACATATTTTGCGCCCAACATGGCAAGGAAATCAAGCTCCGGCAGGCAACGTCACCGGGTTGTCCGGCCTGTGGATCCCGCTTCCGGAACGAATCCGACCTCGTCGAACGTAAACTGAACCATTCGTTGCAGTTCAGAGCG TTGCTGCTGTGTGGATACAGTCCTGAACTGGTGATGGAAATCGCAAACAACGCAATTACGTTTTGGAACTTCCAAAAGCATCAAGTTTGCTCGAACCTCGAACGTAAAGTCGAGTATTACAGAGAAACTATCGCCACGTTGAAGCGGAAACTGACGCAGGAGAAAGGTGAAGCCGAGGGTAAGATTCTTCGCTTGGAACAACAGCTCGAGCAGACGAAGTCAAGGATGGCCGAATTGAACGAAGCAGCAGCAAGCTTGACGAGAGACAGGCGAGGTGAGCTTTCCAGGAAGGACCGCTGCGAAAAGAAACACCGAACGGATGATTTTCTATTCTGA